A window from Dehalobacter sp. DCA encodes these proteins:
- a CDS encoding inorganic phosphate transporter yields MSSLHIALFVVVLFALAFDFINGFHDTANAIATSVSTRALTPRTAIIMAAVLNFIGAMYSTGVAKTIAKDIVDANSVTSEVMIAALIGAIFWNLLTWYFGIPSSSSHAIIGGILGAGIAAAGLGVVQGAGIKKIILALLCSPLVGMGLGYLIMTILYYLFRNKAPMKTNSIFRRLQMVSAALLAFNHGSNDAQKSMGIITLALVAMGVQSTMDVPLWVKLLCGLAIACGTAVGGWRIIHTLGAKIFKIEPINGFAADLSSSIVIWVATAFPGLHLPVSTTHVVSGSIMGVGAAKRISAVRWGVAQQMLIAWCLTIPSTAIVAALSYYLITLVERIL; encoded by the coding sequence ATGTCTAGTCTGCATATTGCATTATTCGTTGTCGTACTATTTGCGTTGGCATTTGATTTTATCAACGGATTTCATGATACTGCCAATGCCATAGCCACTTCGGTTTCGACAAGAGCGCTTACGCCAAGAACCGCAATCATTATGGCCGCGGTACTCAATTTTATCGGCGCGATGTACAGTACAGGGGTTGCCAAGACCATTGCAAAGGACATTGTCGATGCGAACAGTGTTACTTCCGAAGTGATGATCGCCGCACTGATCGGAGCGATTTTCTGGAATCTTTTGACATGGTATTTTGGTATTCCGAGCAGTTCTTCCCACGCGATTATTGGGGGAATCCTCGGAGCCGGGATCGCTGCAGCGGGACTCGGTGTTGTCCAGGGGGCCGGCATCAAGAAAATTATCTTGGCGCTGCTGTGCTCGCCGCTCGTCGGCATGGGACTCGGTTATCTGATCATGACCATTCTATATTACTTATTCCGCAATAAAGCGCCGATGAAAACGAACAGTATCTTCCGGAGGCTGCAGATGGTTTCAGCCGCACTACTTGCGTTTAACCACGGTTCCAATGATGCACAGAAATCCATGGGTATTATCACGCTGGCGCTTGTCGCCATGGGGGTACAGTCGACAATGGATGTTCCGCTCTGGGTAAAGCTCCTGTGCGGATTAGCCATTGCTTGTGGTACAGCAGTGGGTGGTTGGAGAATCATTCATACCCTTGGTGCTAAAATCTTTAAAATTGAGCCGATCAACGGATTTGCCGCAGACTTGTCATCCTCGATCGTTATCTGGGTAGCGACGGCGTTTCCGGGTCTCCATCTGCCGGTCAGTACCACGCACGTGGTATCCGGTTCCATTATGGGAGTAGGCGCTGCCAAACGTATTTCGGCCGTGCGCTGGGGCGTTGCGCAGCAGATGCTGATTGCCTGGTGTCTGACGATTCCTTCCACAGCAATCGTCGCAGCTCTGTCTTATTATCTGATTACACTCGTGGAGAGAATTCTCTGA
- a CDS encoding nickel-dependent hydrogenase large subunit, whose translation MSAQKIVIDPITRIEGHLKIEVEIENGVVSNSRVIGTMYRGLENLVIGRDPRDASYVTERACGVCSTVHGLASALALDAAFGAEVPYGGRLIRNLIYGATLLHDHPLHFYHLSALDYLDVMAIAQYKGNDAGLNGVKDKILKLVAANDTAPLTPRYNPDQYCVSDPELVTMAVAHYLKALEMQAKAKKMSAIFAGKQPHQSSIVVGGVTILPTLEQVFQYRSMLMEQIAFVENVYLQDVLTFGTGPLLPLAQAGVGGSHGNYMSYGGFAGDAEGKDLLFTPGIVLDNNFGTIHELNSGKITEDITHAWYKSDKGRTPYEEDTVIDLDKKDAYTYVKAPRYDGKPMEVGPLARMLVMQPKVLMDVITKYNIKPGAVARHAARAVETILMAKKMLEWVDSLIAEMGKPNFKIHDTDHWEIPASGQGAGLIEVARGSLGHWIKVEDHKTANYQMVVPSTWNFSPTDGNGVLGPVDKSMIGVPVPDPDNPINVVRVIRSYDPCLACAIHLIDPQSNEIKKYHIGF comes from the coding sequence ATGTCTGCACAAAAAATTGTCATTGATCCCATTACCCGTATTGAAGGCCACTTGAAAATAGAAGTAGAGATCGAAAATGGTGTCGTCTCTAACTCCCGTGTCATAGGCACTATGTACAGGGGCCTTGAAAACTTGGTTATCGGTCGTGATCCCAGAGATGCCAGTTATGTTACGGAACGTGCCTGCGGCGTCTGCTCGACAGTCCATGGTTTAGCTTCCGCGCTGGCTTTGGACGCTGCTTTTGGTGCTGAAGTCCCCTATGGCGGCCGTCTTATTCGCAATCTGATTTACGGCGCAACGCTCTTGCATGATCATCCGCTCCATTTCTATCATCTATCTGCCTTGGACTATCTGGATGTCATGGCCATTGCCCAGTACAAAGGCAATGACGCTGGTTTAAACGGCGTTAAGGACAAAATTTTAAAACTGGTTGCAGCTAACGATACAGCGCCTCTGACACCGCGTTACAACCCCGATCAATATTGTGTCAGCGATCCTGAACTCGTTACGATGGCTGTTGCGCATTACCTGAAAGCCTTGGAAATGCAGGCAAAAGCCAAGAAAATGTCCGCAATATTTGCCGGCAAACAACCGCACCAATCCTCGATCGTCGTCGGCGGCGTCACGATACTGCCTACTTTGGAACAAGTCTTCCAATACCGTTCCATGCTGATGGAGCAGATCGCCTTCGTTGAAAATGTCTACCTCCAGGATGTCCTGACCTTCGGGACCGGGCCGCTTCTGCCTTTGGCTCAGGCCGGCGTTGGCGGCAGTCATGGCAATTACATGTCTTATGGCGGCTTTGCCGGAGATGCAGAAGGAAAAGACTTGTTATTTACACCTGGTATCGTTCTTGATAATAACTTTGGAACGATTCATGAGCTCAATAGCGGCAAAATTACTGAAGATATCACGCATGCCTGGTACAAGAGCGACAAAGGCAGAACTCCTTATGAGGAAGACACTGTTATTGACTTGGATAAGAAGGACGCCTATACCTATGTCAAAGCACCGCGCTATGACGGCAAACCGATGGAAGTCGGACCGCTCGCCCGTATGCTCGTCATGCAGCCGAAAGTGCTTATGGACGTTATTACGAAATATAACATTAAGCCCGGCGCTGTCGCCCGTCATGCCGCCCGGGCGGTGGAAACCATTCTTATGGCTAAGAAAATGCTCGAATGGGTCGATTCCCTCATTGCCGAAATGGGTAAGCCGAACTTTAAGATCCATGATACCGATCATTGGGAAATCCCCGCAAGCGGTCAGGGCGCAGGCTTGATTGAAGTTGCCCGTGGTTCGCTTGGCCACTGGATCAAAGTTGAAGATCATAAAACAGCAAATTACCAAATGGTCGTCCCCTCGACTTGGAACTTTTCACCGACAGATGGAAACGGTGTTTTAGGCCCGGTTGACAAATCCATGATCGGGGTACCGGTACCGGATCCGGACAATCCGATCAATGTCGTCCGTGTCATCCGTTCCTACGACCCATGTCTGGCTTGTGCAATTCACCTAATCGATCCGCAAAGCAACGAAATCAAGAAATACCATATCGGCTTCTAA
- a CDS encoding LiaI-LiaF-like domain-containing protein — protein MKKNITLGAVIILVGVIWLLSNLDVFSFSIIGTFFLSLWKLWPLLLIGAGVSLLINKNSMMKMIVWIIIVICIMFYGIYGMNNSTLNYPEFKLQEHLY, from the coding sequence ATGAAAAAAAATATTACCCTGGGTGCGGTGATCATTCTGGTCGGTGTAATCTGGCTGCTTAGTAATCTTGACGTTTTTTCGTTTTCGATCATCGGGACTTTTTTCCTATCACTTTGGAAGCTCTGGCCTCTGCTATTGATTGGTGCCGGTGTCAGTTTATTGATTAACAAGAACTCCATGATGAAAATGATTGTTTGGATCATCATCGTCATCTGCATCATGTTTTATGGTATTTATGGAATGAATAACAGCACGTTGAATTACCCGGAATTTAAATTGCAGGAACATCTTTATTGA
- a CDS encoding PspC domain-containing protein — MGKQIYRSQNKVIAGVCSGIAEYFEIDPTIVRIIWLLAFFAGIGILAYLVCWVVIPQKPFGSFGNSQNNADSADIPNNDHNQAINKDKSLKVFGIALIIVGAVFLSDRLFDWFDIDILLPIGLIAIGVYVLFARRDHQ, encoded by the coding sequence ATGGGTAAACAAATCTATCGGTCTCAAAACAAAGTGATTGCAGGGGTCTGCTCTGGAATTGCGGAATATTTTGAAATAGATCCTACGATTGTACGGATTATCTGGCTGCTCGCATTTTTTGCCGGGATCGGAATTCTTGCCTATCTCGTCTGCTGGGTAGTGATTCCTCAAAAACCTTTTGGCTCATTCGGCAATTCTCAGAACAATGCTGACTCGGCAGATATTCCAAATAATGATCATAATCAGGCCATCAATAAGGACAAAAGCCTTAAAGTATTTGGCATTGCGCTGATCATTGTTGGTGCTGTATTTTTGTCAGACAGACTCTTCGACTGGTTCGACATCGACATCCTGCTACCCATAGGTTTGATTGCTATTGGCGTTTACGTATTGTTTGCGAGGAGAGATCATCAATGA
- a CDS encoding 2-hydroxyacyl-CoA dehydratase yields MTDKDKNNLHVGIDIGSTTVKIAVLNKEGVLLFSRYTRHYSDIWSTLQRLVDEAGQKYAAFSLTVAITGSGGLAVAEHLDISFIQEVIAGSKAVDRYLPGTDVVIELGGEDAKITFFDKGFDQRMNGICAGGTGAFIDQMAVLLKTDAAGLDALAAHSRVIYPIAARCGVFAKTDIQPLLNEGVRKEDIAASIFQAVVNQTIGGLACGHKIKGKVGFLGGPLHFLPQLRVRFQETLGLKDEDMIVPGNSEVYVAIGAALASAQDKDITFEQLGQKLKTDKKKLQYETARLDPLFADEEEYRAFVRRHAQNIVSTNQLEMYQGQCFLGLDVGSTTTKAVLIDPQGTLLYSAYTNNEGNPLASAVNILKELYNRLLENTKIAYSAVTGYGEKLTQAALFFDMGEVETIAHYTAANHFLPGVNLILDIGGQDMKCLKVKNGVIENIMLNEACSSGCGSFIETFARSLEMNVADFARKGLLAQNPADLGSRCTVFMNSKVKQAQKEGMTVADISAGLSYSVIKNALYKVIKLKSSEEFGEKVIVQGGTFLNDAVVRSLERTIGREVVRPDIAGLMGAFGAALLARNAWREGVVTSLLSPDQINNFSVEVSAARCENCQNHCLLTVNCFGDGRRHITGNRCEKGSERDQTDEIPDLYAYKLNRIFHYTPLAKEKAVRGTIGIPRVLNMFENYPFWFTFFTRLGFRVELSPVSTRKVYEAGMETISSDTVCYPAKLVHGHIVSLIKQGVKLIFYPCIPKERKEIAGADNCFNCPVINAYPEVIKANMDELKQSGVQFWNPFLPYEDKKKLSKRLYEELKHSSITLAEIIQAVDAAWNEDLNFKRDIRKKGEEVLQWLAETGNRGIVLSGRPYHLDQEVNHGIPKVITALGMAVLTEDSVAHLGKVTRPLRVLDQWMYHSRLYEAADFVAGRPELELVQLNSFGCGPDSIAAEQAQEILHKADKIYTMIKIDEVSNLGAVRIRLRSLKAAMDARIKHDHPIEGPAKGSNAVHRPIFTKEMRKTHTILAPQMAPIHFEFAQEVARSEGYRFEVLAIVEKEDIEEGLKYVNNDSCYPSVIIIGQLLRALKSGRYDLNNTSVIITQTGGPCRASNYLGLLKKALQVSGLEHIPILSLNVAGLEKNPGFKLTVSMAVKAIMAMLYGDLLMKVFYRVRPYETSAGTADQLLRKWIDICKINVANGDRSLFRENLKGIVRDFENIEIIQQRKPRVGLVGEILVKFHPAANNNMAEFIEKEGAEMVVPGLMEFFLYCCYGKEFNYRYLAGKRSSGVIGNLLVKYTESYRGDLRAALKNSKRFDIPPTIQEMAESVKPFLSLGNQTGEGWLLTAEMVELIKSGANNIICMQPFACLPNHITGKGMIKTLKEQYPQTNIVAVDYDPGASEVNQINRIKLMLERAFG; encoded by the coding sequence ATCACTGACAAAGATAAGAATAACCTTCATGTTGGGATAGACATAGGTTCCACCACTGTTAAAATCGCTGTCTTAAATAAGGAAGGCGTTCTGTTGTTCAGCCGGTATACCCGGCATTATTCGGATATCTGGAGCACGTTGCAAAGGCTGGTGGATGAAGCCGGTCAGAAATATGCGGCATTTTCGCTGACGGTAGCAATTACAGGTTCAGGCGGACTGGCTGTGGCTGAACATCTGGACATTTCATTTATTCAGGAGGTCATTGCCGGAAGCAAAGCAGTGGATCGTTATCTGCCAGGAACGGATGTTGTCATTGAGCTTGGCGGAGAAGATGCGAAGATAACCTTTTTTGACAAGGGGTTTGATCAGCGGATGAACGGGATCTGTGCGGGAGGAACCGGTGCTTTTATTGATCAAATGGCTGTCCTGTTAAAGACGGATGCGGCTGGTCTGGATGCGCTGGCTGCCCATAGCCGGGTCATCTATCCGATTGCCGCCAGATGCGGGGTTTTTGCCAAAACCGATATTCAACCTCTCTTAAATGAAGGAGTCCGCAAGGAGGACATTGCAGCTTCGATCTTTCAGGCGGTTGTAAATCAGACCATCGGAGGGCTTGCCTGCGGACATAAAATTAAAGGGAAAGTTGGCTTCCTCGGAGGACCGCTTCACTTCCTGCCGCAGCTGCGAGTTCGGTTTCAGGAAACGTTGGGGCTGAAGGATGAAGATATGATTGTTCCGGGAAATTCCGAAGTTTATGTAGCTATCGGAGCGGCCCTCGCCTCTGCTCAGGATAAAGATATTACATTTGAACAGCTTGGTCAAAAATTGAAAACAGACAAAAAAAAGCTTCAGTATGAAACAGCCAGACTTGATCCACTTTTTGCAGATGAAGAGGAATACCGCGCGTTTGTAAGGCGGCATGCCCAAAATATTGTCAGCACAAATCAGCTGGAGATGTACCAGGGCCAATGTTTTTTAGGTCTGGATGTAGGATCTACCACGACAAAAGCTGTTTTGATAGATCCGCAAGGCACCCTTCTTTATTCCGCCTATACTAATAATGAAGGCAACCCTTTGGCTTCAGCAGTCAATATTCTGAAAGAACTATACAACAGGCTCCTGGAAAACACGAAAATTGCTTATTCTGCCGTGACTGGCTACGGAGAAAAACTGACTCAGGCGGCACTTTTTTTTGATATGGGGGAAGTCGAGACCATTGCTCATTACACAGCTGCCAATCATTTTCTGCCTGGAGTCAACCTGATTCTGGACATCGGCGGACAGGATATGAAATGCCTTAAAGTAAAAAACGGTGTGATTGAAAATATTATGCTAAATGAAGCCTGTTCATCCGGCTGCGGTTCTTTTATTGAAACATTTGCGAGGTCACTGGAAATGAATGTGGCGGATTTTGCCCGCAAAGGACTTTTGGCTCAAAATCCTGCCGATTTAGGATCGAGATGTACCGTTTTCATGAATTCCAAAGTAAAACAGGCCCAAAAAGAAGGCATGACGGTCGCGGATATTTCGGCAGGATTATCCTACTCCGTGATCAAAAACGCGCTCTATAAAGTAATTAAGTTAAAAAGCTCTGAGGAATTTGGTGAAAAGGTTATTGTCCAGGGAGGGACTTTCTTGAATGATGCTGTGGTTCGCAGCCTGGAACGGACCATTGGCCGAGAAGTCGTCCGTCCGGACATTGCCGGCCTCATGGGTGCCTTTGGTGCGGCCCTCTTGGCCAGGAACGCCTGGCGGGAGGGAGTGGTTACGTCGCTGCTTTCCCCAGATCAAATTAATAACTTTTCGGTGGAAGTCAGCGCAGCCCGCTGCGAAAACTGTCAGAACCACTGTTTACTTACGGTCAACTGTTTCGGTGACGGGCGCAGGCACATTACAGGAAACCGCTGTGAAAAAGGATCGGAACGCGATCAGACAGATGAAATTCCGGATCTCTATGCTTATAAACTGAACAGGATCTTTCATTATACGCCGCTGGCCAAAGAAAAAGCAGTCAGAGGAACCATCGGGATCCCAAGGGTTTTAAATATGTTCGAGAATTATCCTTTTTGGTTTACCTTTTTCACCCGTCTTGGTTTCCGGGTCGAGCTGTCGCCGGTTTCCACCCGGAAGGTTTATGAGGCGGGCATGGAGACAATTTCTTCAGATACCGTTTGTTATCCTGCCAAACTTGTTCACGGTCATATTGTGTCATTGATTAAACAAGGCGTGAAACTCATATTTTATCCCTGCATACCGAAGGAGAGAAAAGAAATAGCCGGGGCGGACAACTGCTTTAATTGCCCGGTGATCAACGCTTATCCGGAAGTGATCAAAGCCAACATGGACGAGTTGAAGCAAAGCGGTGTCCAATTCTGGAATCCTTTTCTGCCGTATGAAGATAAAAAAAAGCTTAGTAAGAGATTGTATGAAGAACTGAAACATTCAAGCATTACCCTTGCAGAAATCATCCAGGCCGTCGACGCAGCCTGGAATGAAGATCTGAATTTCAAACGGGATATCCGCAAAAAAGGAGAAGAGGTCTTGCAATGGCTTGCAGAAACAGGAAATCGCGGGATTGTCCTTTCCGGCAGGCCTTACCATCTGGATCAGGAAGTTAACCACGGCATACCTAAAGTCATCACGGCCCTCGGAATGGCAGTGCTTACAGAGGATTCGGTAGCCCATCTCGGAAAAGTCACCAGGCCACTCCGGGTTCTGGATCAGTGGATGTATCATTCCCGACTTTACGAAGCAGCAGATTTTGTTGCCGGAAGACCGGAGCTAGAGCTTGTCCAGTTAAACTCATTCGGCTGCGGGCCGGATTCGATTGCTGCGGAACAAGCCCAGGAAATTTTACATAAAGCCGATAAAATCTATACCATGATTAAAATAGATGAGGTCAGCAATCTGGGTGCAGTCAGAATAAGGCTTCGCTCGCTTAAAGCTGCGATGGATGCCAGAATAAAACATGATCATCCGATAGAGGGCCCGGCAAAGGGGTCAAATGCTGTCCATAGACCAATATTTACCAAGGAAATGCGTAAAACACATACCATTCTTGCTCCGCAGATGGCGCCGATCCATTTTGAATTTGCCCAGGAGGTCGCCCGTTCGGAGGGGTACCGTTTTGAAGTACTGGCTATAGTTGAAAAAGAGGATATTGAAGAGGGCTTGAAATATGTTAACAATGATTCCTGTTACCCTTCGGTTATTATTATCGGGCAGCTGTTAAGGGCGTTAAAATCCGGAAGATACGATCTGAACAACACCTCGGTCATTATAACCCAGACGGGGGGACCCTGCCGGGCCAGCAATTATTTGGGGCTATTAAAGAAAGCGCTTCAGGTCTCAGGACTGGAGCACATTCCGATACTTTCGCTCAATGTCGCAGGCTTGGAGAAAAATCCCGGATTTAAGTTGACGGTCTCCATGGCGGTCAAAGCAATCATGGCCATGCTTTACGGAGACCTGCTGATGAAGGTTTTCTACCGGGTAAGGCCTTATGAAACAAGTGCGGGAACAGCGGATCAGCTTCTGAGAAAGTGGATAGATATCTGCAAGATCAATGTTGCCAATGGAGACCGCAGCTTATTTCGTGAAAATCTGAAGGGAATTGTTCGGGATTTTGAAAATATTGAGATTATTCAGCAGAGAAAACCACGGGTTGGACTGGTCGGGGAGATCCTCGTAAAATTTCACCCTGCGGCGAATAACAACATGGCCGAGTTTATTGAAAAAGAAGGTGCAGAAATGGTAGTTCCGGGACTGATGGAGTTTTTTCTTTACTGCTGCTACGGGAAGGAATTTAACTATAGATATCTTGCCGGTAAGCGATCTTCCGGAGTCATCGGAAATCTGTTGGTCAAGTATACGGAAAGCTATCGTGGGGATTTAAGGGCTGCCTTAAAGAATAGTAAAAGATTCGATATCCCGCCAACGATTCAGGAGATGGCGGAAAGTGTCAAACCATTCCTTTCCCTGGGCAACCAAACCGGAGAGGGTTGGTTGCTGACTGCGGAAATGGTGGAACTAATCAAAAGCGGCGCCAACAATATTATCTGCATGCAGCCGTTTGCCTGTCTGCCGAATCATATTACCGGCAAAGGAATGATCAAGACCCTGAAAGAGCAGTATCCCCAGACCAATATTGTTGCCGTGGATTATGATCCCGGAGCCAGTGAAGTGAACCAGATCAATCGGATTAAGCTGATGCTAGAGAGAGCTTTTGGCTGA
- the argF gene encoding ornithine carbamoyltransferase: protein MVQLNKDKFKGRDFITLNAFTAEEISYMVDVAMELKAERNAGIPHPVLQGKVLAMIFTKSSTRTRVAFETGIYQLGGSGMFLSARDIQLGRGEPIQDTARVLSRMVDGIMIRTFSHQEVLDLAEHSSVPVINGLSDFLHPTQILADLLTIKETKGKIQGLKLTYIGDSNNVANSLLLGGSKMGMNIVIASPQGYQPVPEIMDLAWKNASLSGSTVQVVEDPVAAARGADILYTDVWASMGQEEESEIRKKIFAPYQINDEVLRAAHPEAIVMHCLPAHRGEEITDKVIEGSQSVVFQEAENRLHAHKAIMALVM from the coding sequence ATGGTTCAATTAAACAAAGACAAGTTCAAAGGCAGAGATTTTATTACACTGAATGCTTTCACAGCAGAAGAAATCTCATATATGGTTGACGTCGCCATGGAATTGAAGGCTGAGAGAAATGCCGGAATTCCCCACCCTGTCCTGCAAGGAAAGGTTTTGGCGATGATCTTTACCAAATCTTCGACGAGAACCAGGGTGGCATTTGAGACCGGTATTTATCAGCTCGGCGGCTCCGGAATGTTTCTGAGCGCCCGCGATATCCAGCTGGGACGCGGTGAACCGATCCAGGATACAGCAAGGGTCTTGTCCAGGATGGTTGACGGCATTATGATCAGAACGTTCAGCCATCAGGAGGTTCTCGATCTTGCCGAGCATTCCTCTGTGCCGGTTATCAATGGCCTGAGCGATTTTCTGCATCCGACACAGATTCTGGCTGACCTTTTGACTATTAAAGAAACAAAAGGCAAGATTCAGGGACTGAAATTAACCTATATCGGTGACAGCAATAATGTGGCAAATTCCCTGCTGCTTGGCGGCAGCAAGATGGGCATGAACATTGTGATTGCTTCACCTCAGGGATACCAGCCGGTTCCGGAAATTATGGATCTGGCTTGGAAGAATGCATCTCTCAGCGGAAGTACGGTGCAGGTCGTCGAAGATCCTGTGGCGGCTGCCAGGGGAGCGGATATTCTCTATACCGATGTCTGGGCCAGTATGGGACAAGAAGAAGAAAGCGAAATCAGGAAGAAAATTTTTGCGCCGTACCAGATCAATGACGAGGTGCTTAGGGCAGCTCATCCTGAAGCGATCGTCATGCACTGTCTGCCTGCCCACCGCGGAGAAGAGATCACCGACAAAGTGATCGAAGGTTCTCAATCCGTGGTATTCCAGGAGGCTGAAAACCGGCTTCATGCCCATAAAGCGATTATGGCGCTGGTCATGTAG
- a CDS encoding hydrogenase small subunit, which yields MNTFDALAARGVSRRGFLKLMAATTAALGLPAAVSPKVTQAVETALEKPPVIWLHGMECTGCSESLLATLNPSAAEVVLDMLSIRYHETIMAASGYKAEEAYLEALKENFVLVVEGAIPSKEDRYCMVGGKPFRETVLEASKKAKAIIAVGSCATDGAGIPGACEVDAVGVRELLKQNNISTPVINLPCCPVKPATMLGTIVYYLTYGTVPPLDDQARPVVFYGKLLHDNCPRRGQFEAGNYLKDWNDPAQKDYCLILKGCKGPKTYTDCAQVWYNDNTNFCINAGSPCSGCSEAGFFKTFSPLYDKQEGFELPGIGQINADATGKIIGGVAVAGLAVHLAATAATGRLGKKDHGHKEE from the coding sequence ATGAACACATTTGATGCTCTGGCAGCAAGAGGAGTATCCCGACGCGGCTTTTTGAAATTGATGGCTGCGACTACGGCAGCTTTGGGTCTCCCTGCTGCAGTATCTCCCAAGGTCACTCAGGCTGTTGAGACTGCCTTGGAAAAACCGCCGGTAATCTGGCTTCATGGAATGGAATGCACAGGCTGTTCCGAGTCACTTTTGGCAACACTGAATCCGTCAGCGGCTGAAGTGGTCCTGGATATGCTTTCGATCCGTTATCATGAGACCATTATGGCAGCTTCCGGCTATAAGGCCGAGGAAGCTTATCTGGAGGCCCTGAAAGAAAACTTTGTGCTCGTCGTCGAAGGAGCTATTCCCTCAAAGGAAGACAGGTATTGCATGGTGGGCGGCAAACCTTTCCGGGAAACCGTCCTGGAAGCTTCCAAGAAAGCTAAAGCCATTATTGCTGTCGGCAGCTGCGCAACCGATGGCGCCGGAATTCCCGGAGCCTGTGAGGTTGACGCTGTCGGCGTCCGTGAACTGTTGAAACAAAACAACATTTCAACTCCTGTCATCAATCTCCCATGCTGTCCGGTCAAACCGGCCACCATGCTCGGAACGATTGTTTACTACCTGACCTATGGTACGGTTCCGCCGCTCGATGATCAGGCCCGGCCGGTCGTTTTCTACGGCAAGCTGCTTCATGACAACTGCCCACGCCGTGGACAATTTGAAGCCGGAAACTATCTAAAAGACTGGAACGATCCGGCCCAAAAAGACTATTGTCTAATCCTGAAAGGCTGCAAAGGCCCGAAGACGTATACCGACTGCGCACAGGTTTGGTACAACGACAATACCAACTTCTGTATCAACGCCGGTTCACCATGTTCCGGTTGTTCAGAGGCAGGATTCTTTAAAACCTTCAGTCCTCTTTATGACAAACAAGAAGGCTTTGAACTTCCCGGCATCGGCCAAATCAATGCTGATGCTACCGGCAAGATTATCGGAGGCGTTGCCGTTGCAGGCCTTGCCGTTCATCTTGCAGCTACGGCGGCAACCGGCCGTTTAGGCAAAAAAGACCATGGACATAAGGAGGAGTAA
- a CDS encoding DUF47 domain-containing protein, with amino-acid sequence MSKKENDFFVLMKENAQLICESSLVLKEAVKDPTTFPVKMKELIDLEHRADDITNKIIDNLNKTLVTPMDREDLYSLATNMDDIIDFIQGALERMIMYKATPPHSGVEELIRVLDDCIHIIKISVDNLPSIRTKLNLILENTEKIHKLESEGDRLYRSEVGKLFEKESNPIEIIKWKEILEHLEDATDRCEDLALVIKGVVLKYV; translated from the coding sequence GTGTCAAAAAAAGAAAACGACTTTTTTGTACTTATGAAGGAAAACGCGCAGCTTATTTGCGAAAGCTCGCTGGTATTAAAAGAAGCAGTTAAGGATCCCACCACTTTCCCGGTCAAGATGAAGGAACTCATTGATTTGGAACACCGTGCCGACGATATTACCAACAAGATCATTGATAACCTGAATAAGACACTGGTGACGCCAATGGACAGGGAAGACCTCTACTCATTGGCGACAAACATGGATGATATCATTGATTTTATTCAAGGCGCCTTGGAACGGATGATCATGTATAAAGCAACGCCACCCCACTCCGGGGTTGAAGAGCTGATTCGGGTTCTGGATGACTGCATTCATATTATTAAAATATCTGTGGACAACCTTCCCAGTATCCGCACCAAATTAAATCTTATTCTTGAAAACACAGAAAAAATTCATAAACTGGAAAGCGAGGGAGATCGTTTATACCGGAGTGAAGTAGGCAAGCTGTTTGAAAAAGAAAGCAATCCGATTGAAATCATTAAATGGAAAGAAATACTGGAACATCTGGAAGACGCCACGGACCGTTGTGAAGATCTTGCGCTTGTAATAAAAGGGGTCGTATTAAAATATGTCTAG
- the cybH gene encoding Ni/Fe-hydrogenase, b-type cytochrome subunit produces MAKASDHPLIQRISHWINLITFAVLISTGFIIHAPFQGANMNAARNLHFIFMYILVINGVVRFYVSFFGKNKDYKEFFLNKLDLKTFIPQIKYYLFISKEHPKTNKYNGLQKCAYIALPVLAVFQAITGIILYLPMKFSGAAQALGSLAAVRGIHYVVMWLFIAIIFVHVYLVFTEAKDAFFLMFFGKTGKKEKGGANKANQSVIKS; encoded by the coding sequence ATGGCTAAAGCATCTGATCATCCGCTTATCCAGCGAATCTCTCACTGGATAAACTTAATCACCTTTGCGGTCCTGATCTCGACCGGTTTTATCATCCATGCTCCTTTCCAGGGAGCCAATATGAATGCCGCCAGAAATCTCCACTTTATCTTTATGTACATTCTGGTGATCAATGGGGTTGTACGTTTCTATGTCTCCTTTTTCGGGAAAAATAAAGATTATAAGGAGTTTTTCCTGAACAAGCTAGATCTGAAGACCTTTATCCCCCAGATTAAATATTATCTGTTTATCAGCAAGGAACATCCAAAGACCAACAAGTACAACGGACTGCAGAAATGTGCCTATATTGCATTACCAGTCCTGGCTGTCTTTCAGGCCATCACCGGGATCATTCTATATCTGCCGATGAAGTTCTCAGGAGCTGCTCAAGCACTTGGCAGCCTGGCTGCAGTCAGAGGGATTCACTATGTTGTGATGTGGTTGTTTATTGCGATCATCTTTGTTCATGTTTACCTTGTCTTTACTGAAGCTAAGGATGCGTTTTTTCTGATGTTCTTCGGTAAAACCGGTAAGAAAGAAAAGGGTGGCGCTAACAAAGCAAATCAATCGGTCATAAAAAGCTGA